One Paraburkholderia phytofirmans OLGA172 genomic window carries:
- a CDS encoding NACHT domain-containing protein produces MAIGPQVRDSEEIRFVSDLAKYPFVVLLGEPGSGKTSTLRAEARKEGAVVVTARELIYRNDAGNGASEESVETLYVDAIDEYRSEGDRSDKAWGLTAAMGAVNSRRWRVACRSEDWRSEADIKPFLRLTNNERPVVVQLQALQGEEVLVVLRYLGEEAPEQFIETAYSFGANGLLQTPLSIKLLHRAVEQNGQAWPKGRFDLFSAATKALAVENNDDYEGRLRLSAERRLALAGRISLVMLLSGAEHVWRSNKGKDDAGIDPRRLVDADELGVEISELSDVLDSSLFKGEGRRFEPMHRTIAEFLAARTLARTVLGIDSEAAFPLSRAIALISGFDGSPPTELRGLYAWFAAHLSVLEDNSGADRLIQADAVSVLAYGDASVFPVEARRAILFNLTKEDPYFRASGDWFGTDVVAFGGLACEELAADFSNVLERAEDEGHLLVTVFEVLSTGKPVASVRPLLLTIVLDVDRPEWQRVRAVKAWLNWPDDRSERHELLRVLAQEAPSIAREKIRVELAVALASGPLDQSIVKSILSSFEECPEDNTVGHLTALQLRMREEPSVEFFDEPVSSWRSKAELRPRSGEVDELLDQVLAATIRHGANLTGERIWRWLCSVDKNIWAAMKRDSSDALAGWLKGGEGRGNELFDAILSSDQPSNGPWLVGNIYTHLTGRHPSAAQIQRLLERARQEATSTLRHHLLSIVVELARSHAMTERSDCFWAVHDVLVGSFEYRDHLTRLIQDDWSLEHPQSSAYRIVREPDDAKTAASNVEKLAPLLPEIAVGNFPEVLRWGADLYFAPNLQDELPIGVDRVIYYSDAQTAAAIVDGCRLVPTGRFAGLTAADIGVADARNQLYPVEFAAIAGVDMMLDAMEFSTLESVRVEIAISILRLSYLAHNQEQRQRLEKWACARIARTPTDSLRCLTEYWRAALAAGAEHLSLTSQLIAETGSVADVVGGVVGTLLTEEKTLPLAVLKQLVHAASRLLSTHDILAMAETAADDESIPLENRTVWKYVAFYLDPQTHHEQFMRDSEGQGLVELFDSFSGNDLASHLAPIGASGRTIREGIAVQLFGKWVSPSSEFEINSAQGRARQIVHKALQWLSASGDQASGDVLRRLEQEPSLAHWRSLTRHALANFKRARRDAYFAHPTPESIKSALLGGPPTNGADLFSVVVEELRRLSKELQSDDVSPWKRYWNVDSDGNPTGPLIENECRDRLLERLRDRLKPYKIAPPMPEARRAYETRADIISLTAIGHTVPVEAKRNNHPDVWTAAATQLQGYANAAGADGHGIYLVFWFGNAPNKTPSRPDGSEGPQTAEHMEAMLIADLPTDIAKRTEVVVFDVSNPEKRAAKAAQKRQRKAL; encoded by the coding sequence ATGGCAATTGGCCCCCAAGTACGTGACTCTGAAGAAATCCGGTTTGTTAGCGACTTGGCTAAGTACCCGTTTGTTGTCCTGCTGGGAGAGCCAGGCAGCGGCAAGACTTCAACCCTACGAGCAGAGGCACGAAAAGAGGGCGCTGTGGTTGTCACCGCTCGAGAGTTGATTTACCGAAATGACGCGGGAAATGGTGCCTCCGAGGAGAGCGTCGAGACACTTTACGTGGATGCCATTGACGAGTACCGGAGTGAGGGCGACCGCTCGGACAAAGCTTGGGGCTTGACGGCTGCCATGGGCGCCGTTAACTCGCGAAGATGGCGTGTCGCGTGCCGCTCCGAAGATTGGCGTAGCGAAGCCGACATCAAGCCATTCCTTCGACTGACTAACAACGAAAGACCGGTTGTTGTTCAATTGCAAGCGCTTCAGGGTGAGGAGGTGCTAGTAGTCTTGCGATACCTTGGGGAAGAGGCGCCGGAGCAGTTCATTGAGACCGCCTATAGTTTCGGAGCCAACGGTTTGTTGCAAACGCCACTGAGCATCAAGCTCTTACACCGGGCTGTCGAGCAGAACGGGCAGGCGTGGCCCAAGGGCAGATTCGACCTGTTCAGCGCAGCGACGAAAGCGCTGGCAGTAGAAAATAACGACGACTATGAGGGAAGGCTGCGACTGTCCGCAGAGCGTCGGCTCGCTCTCGCAGGACGGATAAGCCTCGTAATGCTCTTGTCGGGCGCCGAGCACGTCTGGCGCTCCAACAAGGGAAAGGATGATGCTGGAATTGACCCTCGGCGTCTTGTGGATGCAGATGAACTGGGAGTCGAAATCAGCGAACTGTCTGATGTTCTCGACAGCTCATTGTTTAAAGGCGAAGGCAGACGATTTGAACCTATGCACCGAACGATAGCCGAGTTTCTTGCGGCGAGGACGTTGGCGCGAACAGTTTTAGGAATCGATTCTGAGGCCGCGTTCCCACTATCTCGAGCGATAGCGTTGATAAGTGGTTTCGACGGCTCTCCTCCAACTGAGCTGCGTGGATTGTATGCATGGTTTGCCGCACATCTCTCGGTCCTTGAAGACAATTCGGGTGCCGACCGATTGATTCAAGCAGATGCGGTATCAGTGCTCGCATACGGAGATGCATCGGTTTTCCCTGTCGAAGCAAGACGTGCCATTCTTTTTAACTTGACCAAGGAAGACCCATACTTTCGCGCATCAGGTGACTGGTTCGGCACGGATGTGGTGGCTTTCGGCGGACTCGCCTGTGAGGAACTGGCAGCCGATTTCTCGAACGTACTTGAACGCGCAGAAGACGAAGGACACCTTCTTGTTACCGTTTTCGAGGTGCTCTCCACGGGCAAACCTGTCGCCTCAGTTCGCCCCCTACTTCTTACTATTGTCCTAGATGTGGACCGCCCCGAATGGCAACGTGTCAGGGCCGTCAAGGCATGGCTTAACTGGCCTGACGACCGGAGCGAGCGGCACGAATTGCTCAGGGTTCTCGCCCAAGAAGCGCCGTCGATAGCGAGAGAGAAAATCCGAGTTGAACTCGCTGTAGCGCTCGCCTCAGGTCCGCTTGACCAGTCAATCGTCAAATCAATACTGTCGAGTTTCGAGGAGTGCCCTGAAGACAACACAGTTGGACACCTGACTGCGTTGCAGCTCCGCATGCGGGAAGAGCCGTCTGTCGAATTCTTTGATGAGCCCGTTTCCTCTTGGCGCAGCAAGGCCGAACTTCGTCCACGGTCGGGCGAGGTAGATGAATTGCTGGACCAAGTACTCGCGGCGACTATTAGACATGGTGCCAATCTCACCGGAGAAAGAATCTGGAGATGGCTATGTAGCGTCGACAAGAATATATGGGCAGCAATGAAGAGAGACAGCAGCGATGCGCTGGCGGGCTGGCTTAAAGGGGGGGAGGGACGGGGAAATGAGCTGTTCGATGCGATTTTGTCTTCGGACCAGCCGTCAAATGGACCTTGGCTAGTCGGAAACATATATACGCATCTTACGGGGAGGCATCCGTCCGCAGCCCAGATTCAGCGCTTGCTGGAGCGGGCTCGCCAAGAGGCAACCTCAACCCTTCGTCATCACTTGCTTTCCATTGTTGTCGAACTCGCCCGTTCCCATGCGATGACGGAGAGAAGTGATTGCTTTTGGGCTGTTCACGACGTACTCGTTGGGAGTTTCGAGTACCGTGACCATCTGACCCGCTTGATTCAAGACGACTGGAGCCTAGAACATCCTCAAAGCTCAGCGTATCGAATCGTCAGGGAACCAGATGACGCAAAGACGGCCGCCTCAAACGTCGAAAAACTGGCGCCGCTGTTGCCAGAAATTGCGGTCGGCAATTTCCCGGAAGTCCTGCGTTGGGGGGCTGACTTGTATTTCGCTCCCAACTTGCAGGACGAACTGCCCATCGGAGTCGACCGCGTCATCTACTATTCAGATGCTCAAACTGCTGCAGCCATTGTCGACGGTTGCCGATTAGTACCAACCGGCCGATTCGCCGGACTAACGGCCGCTGATATCGGCGTGGCTGACGCTCGGAATCAGCTTTACCCCGTCGAGTTCGCAGCAATTGCAGGCGTCGACATGATGCTTGATGCCATGGAATTCTCGACGCTTGAGTCCGTCCGGGTTGAAATTGCGATTTCGATATTGAGGTTGAGCTATCTGGCCCACAATCAAGAGCAACGGCAACGTCTTGAAAAATGGGCTTGCGCGAGGATTGCCCGAACGCCAACGGACAGTCTTCGCTGCCTCACCGAATATTGGCGGGCGGCGCTTGCTGCTGGTGCCGAACACCTCAGTCTGACATCACAGCTTATCGCGGAGACGGGCAGTGTTGCGGACGTAGTCGGTGGCGTCGTTGGAACTTTGCTGACAGAGGAGAAGACCCTGCCGTTGGCTGTGCTTAAGCAACTGGTGCATGCTGCTTCACGGCTTCTCTCAACTCACGATATTCTCGCAATGGCCGAGACCGCCGCCGACGACGAATCGATACCGTTGGAAAATCGCACCGTTTGGAAATACGTGGCCTTCTACCTCGACCCTCAAACGCATCATGAACAGTTCATGCGCGATAGCGAAGGGCAAGGACTTGTGGAGCTATTTGACTCATTTTCCGGCAACGACCTTGCTAGTCACTTAGCACCCATTGGAGCGTCGGGCCGCACCATACGAGAAGGTATAGCCGTTCAATTGTTCGGCAAGTGGGTATCCCCTTCCAGTGAATTTGAAATAAATTCCGCTCAGGGGCGCGCGCGGCAAATTGTCCATAAAGCCTTGCAATGGCTATCTGCAAGCGGCGACCAAGCGTCTGGTGATGTGTTAAGGCGCTTAGAACAGGAGCCGTCTCTTGCACACTGGCGGAGCCTTACACGACACGCTTTAGCAAACTTCAAACGAGCGAGACGTGACGCCTACTTCGCGCATCCTACGCCTGAAAGCATAAAGTCAGCACTTCTAGGCGGTCCGCCAACAAACGGTGCTGACCTCTTTTCAGTCGTCGTCGAAGAGCTTCGCAGGTTGTCTAAAGAACTTCAGTCGGACGACGTTTCCCCCTGGAAACGCTATTGGAATGTTGACTCAGACGGCAATCCGACAGGGCCGCTCATAGAAAACGAATGTCGGGACCGTCTTCTAGAACGTCTCCGAGACAGGCTGAAACCGTACAAAATTGCGCCACCGATGCCTGAGGCAAGGCGAGCCTACGAGACGCGCGCAGACATTATTTCGCTTACAGCCATTGGTCACACTGTTCCAGTCGAGGCTAAACGAAACAACCATCCTGACGTCTGGACTGCTGCCGCTACGCAACTGCAAGGCTACGCGAATGCGGCCGGAGCCGATGGTCATGGAATTTACCTCGTTTTCTGGTTCGGAAACGCGCCCAACAAAACGCCGTCGCGCCCGGACGGCTCAGAAGGACCTCAGACGGCTGAGCATATGGAGGCGATGTTAATAGCTGATTTGCCGACCGACATCGCCAAAAGGACGGAAGTTGTTGTGTTCGACGTATCCAACCCAGAAAAGAGAGCGGCGAAAGCTGCCCAAAAACGACAGCGCAAAGCGCTTTGA
- a CDS encoding Hsp70 family protein, with product MSNTINFGIDLGTSNSLIAKFEKGHVEVFKNPSGFKETLPSVVGFRNDRILIGEQAKAYLQRDSKSVVSRFKRKMGTAESFQIKSLDTSKTPVELSAHVLKELKTFVQTGEELGSAVITIPASFDTLQSNATKEAGVQAGFRHVVLLQEPIAASLAYANKERNIDLKNSQWLVYDLGGGTFDAALVRIVEGELTVLDHEGDNYLGGSDFDALLVEKLVVPELNRRGKFNNLVAELKSHSGRYNQLWYVLLTKAEEAKVDLSAKTSTEIDLGTIHVEDDEGNTVDTIITITRSDFEAVVKDMVEGTIEMVRRILTRNSLQPSDLKFILMVGGSTYIPYVRKRVQEVLGINVNTSIDPTNAIAVGAAYFAGTKEVAQADEERNRSSNSPVKVRVAYNKTSQEPEEPFTAKVEGDIAGMHYRIVSDDGSFDSGLKTLGTRVLEDLPLREGAYNLFTFKIFDAKGVPLPLDVDTIQIAQGRYSVAGQMLPEDICLVIDDLSARDTRLVPLFNKNVVLPSQTKRTQEIGRTIVKGSSEELRIMVVEGPSNRHSATNKPLGTLLITGKQITRDLLKGTEVDLRISMSESRDLTVSAYLNGTDQEFSQVFNPENRDVSTAVLASETLQLESKLQSEIEDASNNGQREVAASLEKVLTSVQHLMGEVVELTTDDVTDKKYQLEDQKRHLAREMHELTSGKRIELARKDYQEAKTECAKVVNESGNDRERSQFKGIISREQTFINSNIPEKILAEASSLRTIQYGILFRLPDFLRGMFDHLNEKRPSMNDQIQATQLAENGKRAIAQEDWDNLRQICGRLWDLVPSEQQNAEDMRMFTGLV from the coding sequence ATGAGCAACACAATCAACTTTGGCATCGACCTCGGGACGTCAAACTCTCTCATAGCCAAATTTGAGAAAGGGCACGTCGAGGTGTTCAAGAATCCGAGCGGATTCAAAGAAACCCTGCCCTCTGTCGTCGGGTTCCGCAACGACCGCATCCTCATTGGTGAACAAGCCAAGGCGTACCTGCAGCGCGATTCCAAAAGCGTCGTCAGCCGCTTCAAGCGCAAGATGGGTACGGCGGAGAGCTTTCAAATCAAGTCGCTCGACACTTCAAAAACCCCCGTGGAGCTCTCGGCCCACGTCCTCAAGGAGCTGAAGACCTTCGTGCAGACGGGGGAGGAACTGGGCTCGGCTGTCATCACCATCCCAGCCTCTTTCGATACGCTGCAAAGCAACGCGACCAAGGAAGCTGGCGTGCAGGCCGGCTTCAGGCATGTCGTGTTGTTGCAGGAGCCTATCGCAGCGAGCCTCGCTTACGCGAACAAGGAAAGGAATATCGACCTCAAGAACAGCCAATGGCTCGTCTACGACCTCGGGGGCGGCACGTTTGACGCGGCGCTTGTGCGCATCGTCGAAGGCGAGCTGACGGTGTTGGACCACGAGGGTGATAACTACCTGGGTGGGTCGGACTTCGATGCCCTTCTGGTCGAAAAGCTGGTGGTCCCTGAGCTCAATCGTCGGGGCAAGTTCAACAACCTGGTCGCGGAACTGAAAAGCCATAGCGGACGCTACAACCAACTCTGGTATGTCCTGCTCACCAAGGCGGAGGAAGCCAAAGTGGACCTCTCAGCGAAAACGTCCACGGAAATCGACCTCGGCACCATCCACGTCGAAGATGACGAGGGCAATACAGTCGATACTATCATCACCATCACGCGGAGCGACTTCGAAGCCGTTGTCAAGGACATGGTTGAGGGCACCATCGAGATGGTGAGGAGAATCCTCACGCGCAATTCACTGCAACCGAGCGATTTGAAGTTCATCCTAATGGTGGGCGGCTCAACTTACATCCCCTACGTACGCAAACGAGTCCAGGAGGTGCTGGGCATTAACGTGAACACGAGTATCGACCCGACCAACGCCATTGCTGTCGGAGCTGCCTACTTCGCGGGCACTAAGGAAGTAGCCCAGGCGGACGAAGAGCGGAACCGGTCATCGAACTCCCCAGTGAAGGTTCGAGTTGCCTACAACAAGACGTCGCAGGAGCCCGAAGAACCCTTTACCGCCAAGGTCGAAGGCGACATCGCAGGGATGCACTATCGCATCGTGTCCGACGATGGCTCGTTCGATAGCGGCTTGAAGACACTGGGCACGCGTGTGCTCGAAGACTTGCCCCTGCGCGAAGGTGCATACAACCTTTTCACTTTCAAGATATTTGATGCCAAAGGTGTGCCCCTTCCTCTCGACGTGGACACCATCCAGATTGCCCAGGGCCGCTACAGCGTGGCCGGGCAGATGCTCCCAGAAGACATTTGCTTGGTTATCGACGATTTATCGGCGAGGGACACCCGGCTTGTTCCGCTCTTCAACAAGAATGTGGTGCTGCCATCGCAGACCAAGCGGACACAGGAAATCGGCCGCACCATCGTGAAGGGGTCCTCCGAGGAACTGCGCATCATGGTGGTCGAAGGCCCGTCCAACCGCCATTCAGCGACAAACAAGCCGCTGGGCACGCTGCTTATCACAGGCAAGCAAATCACGCGCGACCTCCTGAAGGGCACCGAGGTGGACCTGAGGATTTCCATGTCCGAGTCGCGCGACCTTACCGTGAGCGCCTACCTCAATGGCACAGACCAGGAGTTCTCGCAGGTATTCAATCCCGAGAATCGGGACGTCTCGACAGCTGTGCTGGCCAGCGAGACATTGCAGCTGGAAAGCAAGCTTCAGTCAGAAATCGAGGATGCCAGCAATAACGGACAGCGCGAGGTGGCGGCAAGCCTGGAGAAGGTGCTCACGAGCGTTCAGCATCTCATGGGTGAGGTCGTCGAGCTCACGACCGACGATGTCACGGACAAGAAGTATCAGCTGGAAGACCAGAAGCGACATTTGGCGCGCGAGATGCACGAGCTGACCTCGGGCAAACGCATCGAACTCGCCCGCAAGGATTACCAGGAGGCCAAGACGGAATGTGCGAAGGTGGTCAATGAGTCGGGGAACGACCGCGAGCGCAGTCAATTCAAGGGCATCATCAGCCGCGAACAGACGTTCATCAATTCGAACATTCCAGAAAAAATTCTGGCGGAAGCGTCAAGCCTCAGGACCATACAGTACGGGATTCTTTTCCGTCTGCCTGACTTTCTGAGGGGTATGTTCGACCATCTGAACGAAAAACGTCCGTCGATGAACGACCAGATTCAGGCAACCCAGCTCGCTGAAAACGGCAAGCGCGCTATTGCTCAAGAAGACTGGGACAACCTGCGGCAAATCTGCGGCAGGCTATGGGACCTGGTGCCATCCGAACAGCAGAATGCCGAGGACATGCGTATGTTCACGGGATTGGTCTGA